A genomic window from Yarrowia lipolytica chromosome 1D, complete sequence includes:
- a CDS encoding uncharacterized protein (Compare to YALI0D23793g, similar to Saccharomyces cerevisiae PEP8 (YJL053W); ancestral locus Anc_1.329, similar to uniprot|P40335 Saccharomyces cerevisiae YJL053w PEP8 vacuolar protein sorting/targeting protein singleton), with amino-acid sequence MSLFFKSPLDIEIRLDGEDSRELVEVRGPDKGKKVPLYLDGESVKGTVTIRPKDGKRLEHSGIKVQFIGCIETKNDRGAGQGAQPGEGEAFLSMAQELAAPGELRHPETFEFEFKNVEKQFESYNGLNVRLRYFVRATVVRRMNDVTREKDVWVYSYRQSPDSTSTIKMDVGIEDCLHIEFEYSKSRYHLKDVIVGRIYFLLVRLKIKHMELSIIRRETVGAPPNQVNESETLVRFEIMDGAPVRGETIPIRLFLGGFDLSPTMRDVNKKFSARTFLSLVLIDEDARRYFKQSEIILYRQ; translated from the coding sequence atGAGTCTGTTTTTCAAATCGCCGCTGGATATCGAGATCCGATTGGACGGCGAGGATTCGCGCGAGCTCGTCGAGGTGCGGGGCCCcgacaagggcaagaaggtgCCTCTGTATCTCGACGGCGAGTCGGTCAAGGGAACCGTCACCATTCGACCCAAGGACGGCAAACGTCTGGAGCACTCGGGCATCAAGGTGCAGTTCATTGGCTGTATCGAGACGAAAAACGATCGGGGAGCGGGCCAGGGCGCCCAGCCAGGCGAGGGAGAGGCGTTTCTGTCCATGGCCCAGGAACTGGCTGCTCCTGGAGAACTGCGCCACCCTGAGACGTTTGAGTTCGAGTTCAAGAACGTGGAGAAGCAGTTTGAGAGCTACAATGGACTCAATGTCCGGCTGCGGTACTTTGTGCGGGCCACGGTGGTGCGTCGGATGAATGATGTCACCCGGGAGAAGGATGTGTGGgtctactcgtaccggcAGTCTCCCGACTCCACCTCGACCATCAAGATGGACGTGGGTATCGAGGACTGTCTGCACATTGAGTTTGAGTACTCCAAGTCCCGCTACCATCTCAAGGACGTGATTGTGGGCCGAATATACTTTCTGCTGGTGCGGCTGAAAATCAAGCATATGGAGCTCAGCATCATCCGTCGAGAGACTGTGGGAGCCCCGCCGAACCAGGTCAATGAGTCTGAGACGCTGGTACGATTTGAGATCATGGATGGAGCTCCTGTGAGAGGAGAGACCATTCCTATCCGGCTGTTCTTGGGCGGCTTTGATCTCTCACCCACCATGCGGGACGTGAACAAGAAGTTTTCCGCACGGACGTTTTTGTCGCTGGTCTTGATTGATGAGGACGCCAGACGGTACTTCAAGCAGTCGGAGATTATTCTCTACAGACAGTAG
- a CDS encoding uncharacterized protein (Compare to YALI0D23837g, no similarity), translating to MPKLVDQYAVFEEVTIVPTPTAYEQITITADFAKHALALAAFPLLTGLYAKRGANQKPLKASQIELKALKQFNTNLETLTEWYSILVPVGFFYTKFSANSLGIISFVWTNMVGLVREDAPSIIKLLETTGLIGDYVTWISGVTGFSALSVWIYRHQVRRQKEQKLPVIGVPEVSLALFAAEFASLVLVPSNPALNQHTGGPRVHPVR from the coding sequence ATGCCCAAACTCGTCGACCAATACGCTGTTTTTGAGGAAGTCACAATTGTCCCTACTCCTACGGCTTACGAGCAGATCACCATTACCGCCGACTTTGCTAAGCATGCTCTTGCTCTTGCTGCCTTCCCTCTCTTGACTGGCCTCTATGCCAAGCGAGGAGCTAACCAGAAGCCACTCAAGGCCTCTCAGATCGAGTTGAAGGCTCTCAAACAGTTTAACACCAATCTGGAGACTCTCACTGAGTGGTACTCCATTCTCGTTCCCGTCGGCTTTTTCTACACCAAATTTTCCGCCAACTCTCTGGGAATCATCTCGTTTGTGTGGACTAACATGGTAGGACTCGTTCGAGAGGACGCTCCTTCGATtatcaagctgctggagaccaCTGGACTCATTGGAGACTACGTTACCTGGATTTCGGGTGTCACTGGTTTCTCAGCTCTCAGTGTGTGGATCTATCGACATCAGGTGAGACgacagaaggagcagaagtTGCCGGTCATTGGTGTTCCTGAGGTTTCACTCGCACTCTTTGCTGCCGAGTTTGCCTCTCTTGTTCTGGTGCCTTCTAACCCGGCCCTCAACCAGCACACTGGGGGTCCTCGAGTTCACCCTGTAAGATGA
- a CDS encoding uncharacterized protein (Compare to YALI0D23815g, similar to tuniprot|P53395 Mus musculus Lipoamide acyltransferase component of branched-chain alpha-keto acid dehydrogenase complex mitochondrial precursor), producing MLNQMAFRTARVGGGLRTSFLQRRALHACHIARAVIPFKLADIGEGIKECEVIQWFVEPGARINEFDQICEVQSDKASVEITSRYTGVIKKLHYDAGDMALVGKPLVDIDTGEGGEGASEVAAESSDAAPSTAAATPATPLTASASVASSTATTVSSDPSKAYQKALATPAVRRLTRELGIDIASIKGSGKGGRVMKEDVLSYQKGGSAVSDSATGSVTAATTTSTAGSRLVPLTPTQMGMFKTMTNSLSIPHFLYTDEVCLDKLMELRASVNSLLAKSPSNGVSKISYMPFFIKALSLALKDYPMVNAKVDLSGDKPAVLMRDYHNISIAMDTPNGLLVPTIKNVQDKTIVEIAADLQRLQELGMAGKLSRDDLTGGTISISNIGNVGGTYLSPVIVSEQVAIVGLGKARKLPRYNSQGDIVPEQIINASWSGDHRVLDGMTMALMADKWKAYVVDPKAMLLQLR from the coding sequence ATGCTGAACCAAATGGCTTTTCGAACAGCTCGCGTCGGCGGTGGCTTGCGGACGTCGTTTCTGCAGCGGCGAGCTCTCCATGCGTGCCACATTGCCCGAGCGGTGATTCCGTTCAAGTTGGCGGACATTGGAGAGGGAATCAAGGAGTGCGAGGTGATCCAATGGTTTGTAGAGCCCGGAGCCCGAATCAACGAGTTTGACCAAATCTGCGAGGTGCAAAGCGACAAGGCTAGCGTGGAGATTACGTCCAGATACACTGGAGTGATCAAGAAGCTCCATTATGACGCTGGTGACATGGCCCTTGTGGGAAAACCCCTAGTCGATATTGACACGGGAGAAGGCGGAGAAGGTGCATCTGAGGTGGCTGCCGAGTCATCCGATGCGGCCCcttccacagcagcagctaCCCCAGCCACACCCCTTACGGCGTCCGCTTCCGTGGCCTCTTCGACAGCCACCACAGTCTCCTCTGACCCGAGCAAGGCCTACCAAAAAGCGCTGGCCACCCCAGCCGTCCGCCGACTTACCAGAGAGCTCGGAATCGACATTGCCTCGATCAAGGGCTCCGGAAAGGGCGGCAGAGTCATGAAGGAGGATGTTCTGAGCTACCAGAAGGGTGGCTCTGCAGTCTCTGACTCGGCAACAGGTTCTGTGACTGCTGCTACAACCACTTCTACGGCTGGCTCTCGACTCGTTCCCCTCACACCTACTCAGATGGGAATGTTCAAGACCATGACCAACTCTCTGTCCATTCCCCACTTCCTGTACACCGACGAAGTGTGCCTGGACAAGCTCATGGAGCTGCGAGCATCCGTCAACTCTCTACTCGCCAAATCGCCCTCCAACGGCGTCTCAAAGATTTCCTATAtgcccttcttcatcaaggCTCTTTCTCTGGCCCTGAAGGACTACCCCATGGTTAACGCCAAGGTCGATCTTTCAGGAGACAAGCCTGCCGTGCTCATGCGAGATTACCACAACATCTCCATCGCCATGGATACCCCCAACGGTCTGCTCGTGCCCACCATCAAAAACGTGCAGGACAAGACCATTGTGGAGATCGCCGCGGATCTGCAGCGGCTGCAGGAGCTCGGCATGGCAGGCAAGCTGTCTCGTGACGATCTCACCGGCGGCACCATCTCTATCTCCAACATTGGCAATGTGGGAGGAACCTATCTCTCTCCTGTCATTGTGTCTGAACAGGTGGCTATTGTGGGTCTTGGAAAGGCCCGAAAGCTGCCTCGGTATAACTCCCAGGGCGACATTGTGCCCGAGCAGATCATCAATGCCTCTTGGTCAGGTGACCATCGGGTTCTGGATGGAATGACCATGGCGTTGATGGCGGATAAGTGGAAGGCGTATGTGGTGGACCCTAAGGCGATGTTGCTGCAGTTGAGATAA
- a CDS encoding uncharacterized protein (Compare to YALI0D23771g, weakly similar to uniprot|Q6C654 Yarrowia lipolytica YALI0E12331g), whose translation MGIRGLTGYLRPLCVQRPPQSFADGAMFIDGHAMAHQVARMGNEGAMYDWRGVGLTMERVMNQWIQDGWNIEIVLFDGLTPREKMGIINKRVAERIRTATRSSSLNLAAACASVCQAVLVNKYPQINCKIAPGETDDILASMVWNYAINHTDTPTYLLTGDSDFFAFDFPENVTIVNPQMRHGMYSALNLTPQVRKKKGVLPSAAAYMIKENIRYSSVETNPRYLEFLASQMDTLKRNSISTHDEFANNEQMMHSYRVLGENSFDQAGHRIINGLVASNELYMMMPIMCEPSDSEFCFDAGRRWRSLAYEVIAQKAGGKGMYFSEYGRNGWNLGERKIPITDGSREQTDRLEDYKYGSRETITYEIKQWKTKKDIVNAIYNETALTTPSGDGILKYSPEITKQAALAYLNEIVDSVDKRRRDIYHRDRGRSMTPTSLRIYNKMLACVLSLRLLQCVGFKLPVELQLYDMDGARWGQVVLETHSPRHKPINVRKDSRSQKSADDLADQIGQMKIES comes from the coding sequence ATGGGTATTAGAGGACTTACGGGATATCTGCGACCATTGTGTGTGCAACGACCGCCGCAGTCGTTTGCGGACGGCGCCATGTTCATCGACGGCCACGCCATGGCTCACCAGGTGGCGCGAATGGGAAACGAAGGAGCCATGTACGACTGGCGGGGAGTAGGTCTGACCATGGAACGGGTGATGAACCAATGGATCCAAGACGGCTGGAATATTGAAATTGTGCTGTTTGACGGGCTCACTCCCCGAGAAAAAATGGGGATCATCAACAAACGGGTGGCGGAGCGCATCCGAACTGCCACCAGGTCAAGCTCCCTCAACCTGGCGGCGGCCTGTGCGTCCGTGTGCCAGGCAGTTCTGGTCAACAAGTACCCCCAAATCAATTGCAAGATTGCGCCTGGCGAAACCGACGACATTCTCGCCAGCATGGTGTGGAATTACGCCATTAATCATACCGATACCCCGACCTACCTGCTCACTGGCGACTCGGACTTCTTTGCATTTGACTTCCCCGAAAATGTCACCATTGTGAACCCCCAGATGCGCcacggtatgtacagtgcCCTCAATCTCACTCCCCAGGtccgaaagaagaagggtgTCCTGccctcggcagcagcctaCATGATCAAAGAGAATATCAGATACAGCAGCGTGGAGACGAACCCTAGGTACCTCGAATTTCTCGCCAGCCAGATGGACACTCTCAAGAGAAACTCGATTTCCACCCATGACGAGTTTGCCAACAACGAACAAATGATGCATAGTTACAGGGTACTTGGAGAAAACTCGTTCGATCAAGCTGGTCACCGCATCATCAATGGCCTGGTGGCCTCCAACGAGCTGTACATGATGATGCCTATCATGTGTGAGCCTAGCGATTCTGAATTTTGTTTTGATGCCGGACGCCGATGGAGATCTCTGGCCTACGAGGTCATTGCTCAAAAGGCGGGAGGCAAGGGCATGTACTTTTCCGAGTACGGACGCAACGGGTGGAATCTTGGAGAGCGAAAGATCCCCATCACGGACGGAAGCAGAGAACAGACTGACCGCCTGgaggactacaagtacggctCCAGGGAGACTATCACATATGAGATCAAACAGTGGAAAACGAAGAAGGATATCGTGAATGCCATTTACAATGAGACGGCCCTCACTACTCCAAGTGGAGACGGGATTCTCAAATACAGCCCCGAGATTACAAAGCAGGCAGCCTTGGCGTATCTCaacgagattgtcgacTCAGTGGATAAACGTCGAAGAGACATCTATCATAGAGATAGAGGCAGAAGCATGACGCCCACCTCTTTGCGAATCTACAACAAGATGCTCGCTTGTGTCTTGTCTCTGCGATTGCTTCAGTGCGTTGGGTTCAAGCTTCCTGTCGAGCTCCAACTGTACGACATGGATGGAGCTCGATGGGGCCAAGTGGTCTTGGAGACCCATTCTCCCCGTCACAAGCCCATCAACGTGAGAAAAGACAGCAGGTCTCAGAAGAGTGCTGACGACCTTGCTGACCAGATTGGACAGATGAAGATTGAGTCCTAG
- a CDS encoding uncharacterized protein (Compare to YALI0D23749g, similar to Saccharomyces cerevisiae ZAP1 (YJL056C); ancestral locus Anc_1.326, weakly similar to uniprot|P47043 Saccharomyces cerevisiae YJL056c ZAP1 metalloregulatory protein involved in zinc-responsive transcriptional regulation) codes for MSHMTDKMKEDLAYYCCDLSDCSETSDCDSCDDDTNDKTKTLKGTQKRTRSSAPTITKRQRTTRVKNEHADCAECLDGPEDDEDCPCDDGCEVLTLSNQQEFESYIKSVLAVDWEGEGTQQQQQQQQQQQQQQQQQQQQQQIQAQTQPQQQPQPIPQTQNQHLYLDNSGGNNNNHSSNITPLMDIHSRLHERIPEHLLHHTHCDFDPVSDMDNFLSHLKNEHLTVPENFPFQLCQTHPDHAHGVHHANGVHDHHMGHVGQQHGHLQHLQQHQHSHVNNHVHPQGHQHNHSGQMGSSFTHMAAPSIPTPTSSSNTPADNVSSLRSTLSIPQPYLSPAKILQCHWGNCNYNTDSADDLDCHFVNAHKYDLNRYSRHQTACANAMKVYPQEKRPPVGISPFQCEWNHCHFRSNDLTEFVSHLMESHQLHTFEHTCSSNNHYPGSFLENVSTMLPLTSTPSSEGSPLSYTPPSTFDNDFDSPKYGQMTNPTPSTSSSTSPSVNSAANSAANSAVTSTVASTPPASAAPAPAPAATVHTCQWVLEKDPKHVCKLQFSSAKDLSDHVIEKHIGSRKPEYSCSWDGCERCDRPFTQRQKVVRHLQTHTKHRPHQCPVCHYRFAEESVLKQHMRIHSGEKPFQCQICHKTFAASTALSVHMRIHTGEKPLTCKWPGCGKRFSESSNLTKHMKTHTLEKPFACPHPGCDKRFGRNDQLQRHVKTHEVKEEPEWNAGWQQTVV; via the coding sequence ATGTCACACATGACGGACAAAATGAAAGAGGACCTGGCATACTACTGCTGCGATCTCAGCGACTGCTCCGAGACCAGCGACTGCGACTCGTGCGATgacgacacaaacgacaagaccaagacccTAAAGGGGACACAAAAGCGGACCCGGTCGTCGGCGCCAACCATCACCAAACGGCAACGAACAACTCGGGTCAAGAACGAACATGCCGACTGTGCCGAGTGTTTGGATGGCCCtgaggacgacgaagacTGTCCGTGCGACGACGGCTGCGAGGTCCTGACACTGTCCAACCAACAGGAGTTTGAGTCCTACATCAAGTCTGTGTTGGCGGTTGACTGGGAAGGGGAGGGCactcaacaacaacagcaacagcaacagcaacagcaacagcaacagcaacagcaacagcaacaacagcagatacaggcacagacacaaccccaacaacagccacaACCAATtcctcaaacacaaaaccaacacCTCTACCTCGACAACAGCGGCGGCAACAATAACAACCACTCTTCGAATATAACTCCTCTAATGGACATCCATAGCCGTCTCCATGAACGCATTCCGGAACACCTCCttcaccacacacactgCGACTTTGACCCTGTTTCGGACATGGACAATTTTTTGTCGCATCTCAAAAACGAGCACTTGACGGTCCCTGAAAACTTCCCCTTCCAGCTCTGCCAGACACATCCTGACCATGCCCATGGTGTCCACCATGCCAACGGAGTCCATGATCATCATATGGGTCACGTTGGCCAGCAACATGGCCACCTGCAGCatctgcagcagcatcaacacagtcacgtgaacaaTCACGTGCACCCACAGGGCCACCAACACAACCACTCTGGTCAAATGGGCTCATCGTTCACACACATGGCGGCACCGTCAATCCCAACACCCACCAGCTCGTCAAACACTCCGGCAGACAATGTTTCGTCCTTACGCTCCACCCTGAGCATCCCGCAACCGTACCTGTCGCCAGCAAAAATCCTGCAGTGCCATTGGGGCAACTGCAACTACAACACAGACTCCGCTGATGACCTGGACTGCCATTTTGTGAATGCTCACAAGTATGACTTGAACCGGTACTCGCGTCACCAGACGGCTTGTGCAAACGCCATGAAGGTGTATCCCCAGGAGAAACGGCCTCCGGTAGGCATTTCTCCCTTTCAATGTGAGTGGAACCATTGTCATTTCCGCAGCAACGACCTCACCGAGTTTGTGTCGCATTTGATGGAGTCGCATCAGCTGCATACGTTTGAACACACTTGTTCTTCCAATAACCATTACCCTGGCAGCTTTTTGGAGAATGTGTCAACTATGCTTCCGCTGACGTCTACTCCGTCTTCCGAAGGGTCCCCCCTGAGTTACACGCCTCCTAGCACTTTTGACAACGACTTTGACTCTCCAAAGTATGGCCAGATGACCAATCCGACGCCCAGTACGAGCTCCTCTACCAGTCCCAGCGTCAACAGTGCCGCCAACAGTGCTGCCAACAGTGCTGTGACCTCGACAGTAGCCAGTACGCCACCAGCATCTGCTGCCCCAGccccagccccagcagccACGGTGCACACGTGCCAGTgggtgttggagaaggaccCCAAGCATGTGTGCAAACTGCAATTTTCGTCGGCCAAGGACCTGtctgatcacgtgatcgagaAGCATATTGGCTCGCGGAAACCCGAGTACTCGTGCTCGTGGGACGGCTGTGAGCGATGCGACAGACCCTTCACTCAGCGGCAAAAGGTGGTGCGTCATTTGCAGACCCACACAAAGCACAGACCTCACCAGTGTCCTGTATGTCATTACCGGTTTGCCGAGGAGTCTGTGCTCAAGCAGCATATGCGCATCCACAGCGGCGAGAAGCCCTTTCAGTGCCAGATTTGCCACAAGACGTTTGCGGCGTCAACCGCGCTTTCGGTGCACATGAGGATCCACACTGGAGAGAAGCCGCTCACCTGCAAGTGGCCTGGGTGTGGTAAGCGGTTTTCCGAGTCGTCCAACTTGACCAAGCACATGAAGACCCATACTTTGGAGAAGCCGTTTGCCTGTCCTCATCCGGGGTGTGACAAGCGGTTTGGAAGGAATGATCAGTTGCAGAGACATGTCAAGACGCACGAGGTGAAGGAGGAACCTGAATGGAATGCTGGGTGGCAGCAAACCGTGGTTTAG
- a CDS encoding uncharacterized protein (Compare to YALI0D23859g, similar to Saccharomyces cerevisiae IMP4 (YNL075W); ancestral locus Anc_2.221, highly similar to uniprot|P53941 Saccharomyces cerevisiae YNL075W U3 small nucleolar ribonucleoprotein protein IMP4) — MIRRQARERREYLYRKSLQLQEATKIQKRQQLKAALASGKPLPKDVADDEELRKTIAYDESVQDEIDDEYSAMSGITDPKVVVTTSRDPSTRLSQFAKEVKLLFPTSIRLNRGGTVLPSLVSACKTSASSDLIVLHEHRGVPTAMTVSHFPHGPTAYFSLHNVVLRHDLPDTGNMSEVHPHLIFDNFTTDLGKRVVQILKHLFPPGVKKDSARVITFANRGDFISVRQHVYVKTREGVELAEVGPRFEMRLYDLRLGTLENKDADVEWRMHGFMRTANKKDYL, encoded by the coding sequence ATGATCAGAAGACAGGCCCGAGAACGGCGAGAGTATCTCTACCGAAAGTCGCTCCAGCTGCAGGAGGCGAccaagatccagaagcGGCAGCAGTTGAAGGCGGCGCTGGCCTCCGGTAAGCCGTTGCCCAAAGACGTGGCTGACGACGAAGAGCTTCGAAAGACCATTGCGTACGACGAGTCTGTGCAGGATGAGATTGACGACGAATATAGCGCCATGAGTGGCATCACCGATcccaaggtggtggtgacgaCTTCTCGAGACCCGTCGACCCGTCTGTCTCAGtttgccaaggaggtgaaaTTGCTGTTCCCCACTTCTATCCGGCTCAACCGAGGAGGAACCGTGTTGCCGTCGCTGGTTTCGGCTTGCAAGACGTCTGCTTCATCGGATCTCATTGTTTTGCACGAGCATCGAGGTGTGCCTACTGCCATGACGGTGTCCCATTTCCCCCATGGCCCCACCGCCTACTTTTCGCTTCATAACGTGGTTCTTCGACACGATCTGCCCGATACCGGCAACATGAGCGAGGTGCACCCTCATCTCATCTTTGACAACTTCACCACCGACCTGGGTAAGCGAGTTGTGCAGATTTTGAAGCATCTGTTTCCTCCCGGAGTGAAGAAGGACTCAGCTCGAGTCATCACATTTGCCAACCGAGGCGACTTTATCAGTGTCCGGCAGCATGTCTACGTCAAAACCCGGGAGGGTGTTGAGCTTGCTGAGGTCGGACCGCGGTTTGAAATGAGACTCTATGACCTGAGACTGGGCActctggagaacaaggaTGCCGATGTCGAGTGGAGAATGCATGGATTTATGCGAACTGCCAATAAGAAGGATTACCTTTAA